Below is a genomic region from Actinomycetota bacterium.
GCACTGGCTCTGTCGGTGCCTGCCAAGGAACCGGCGAACAGCGGGACCACCACGTCCCCGGCAACTCCGGCGGCTCCAACATGGATGTGCGCTGCCGTCACAGTGCCGTCGATCCCAGCCCAGCTCAGGTCGAAGCAGACCTCCCCTTGGCCCTGGTTGAGGGTGATGAG
It encodes:
- a CDS encoding CHRD domain-containing protein translates to LITLNQGQGEVCFDLSWAGIDGTVTAAHIHVGAAGVAGDVVVPLFAGSLAGTDRASACVSGVSEELIKAIRQNPESYYVNIHSDVFPAGAVRGQLAK